A genome region from Pseudomonas sp. N3-W includes the following:
- a CDS encoding tryptophan synthase subunit beta — MFYVQRDAQGQLVRVEAAAYAEATETLPADHHEIQAWYANEVVESSLKQLKQSDLEMIRVLDDLIQVLTSKGVIRVTDLPAAAQAKLMDRTQAREALGGLSHLIDDDETGLI, encoded by the coding sequence ATGTTTTACGTGCAACGCGATGCGCAGGGCCAATTGGTGCGCGTAGAAGCCGCGGCCTACGCCGAGGCCACGGAAACGCTGCCGGCCGACCACCATGAAATCCAGGCCTGGTACGCCAACGAAGTGGTGGAATCGAGCCTCAAACAACTCAAGCAGAGTGACCTGGAAATGATCCGGGTACTCGACGACCTGATCCAGGTGCTGACCAGCAAAGGTGTGATCCGCGTCACCGACCTGCCGGCCGCCGCGCAAGCCAAGCTGATGGACCGGACCCAGGCCCGGGAAGCATTGGGTGGATTGAGTCATTTGATTGATGATGACGAGACGGGGTTGATCTAG